A section of the Apodemus sylvaticus chromosome 10, mApoSyl1.1, whole genome shotgun sequence genome encodes:
- the Trim17 gene encoding E3 ubiquitin-protein ligase TRIM17, with amino-acid sequence MDAVELARRLQEEATCSICLDYFTDPVMTACGHNFCRECIQMSWEKGKAKKGKKKQKGSFPCPECREMSPQRNLRPNRLLTKVAEMARQHPGLQKRDLCQAHQEPLKLFCQDDQSPICVVCREAQEHRIHRVLPLDEAAREYKLMLEEDIKYLREEMMKTETLQAKEEQNLTEWQERVKERRERILEEFQKVVLFLVEEERRLLQVLKKEEEDTLGKLQDSKAFLEHQSRSLDLILLQLEERSQQEPLQMLQDVKDTLTRKESLSMQYPEVVLPVAIKTVCRVPGQIEVLKSFQEDVMPDPSSAYPYLLLYESRQRRYLSPPPEGSAPYSKDRFVAYPCAVGQKSFSSGRHYWEVGMNLTGDALWALGVCRDNVSRKDRVLKSPENGFWVVQLSKGKKHLSLVPDSTPVTLTEPPSHMGVFLDFQAGEVSFYSVNDGSHLHSFSQAAFPGPLLPFFCLGAPKSGQMVISTVTMWVKG; translated from the exons ATGGATGCTGTGGAGCTTGCCAGACGGTTGCAAGAAGAGGCCACATGTTCCATCTGCCTCGACTACTTTACTGATCCTGTGATGACTGCCTGTGGCCACAACTTCTGCAGAGAGTGCATCCAGATGAGCTGGGAGAAGGGAAAAgccaagaaagggaagaagaagcagaagggcTCCTTCCCCTGCCCCGAGTGCAGGGAGATGTCCCCTCAGAGGAACCTGAGGCCCAACCGCCTACTGACAAAGGTGGCTGAGATGGCCCGCCAGCACCCTGGGCTACAGAAGCGAGACCTGTGCCAAGCACACCAAGAACCCCTTAAGCTGTTCTGCCAGGATGACCAGAGCCCCATCTGTGTGGTCTGCAGGGAGGCCCAGGAGCACCGGATACACAGGGTGTTGCCTCTGGATGAGGCTGCAAGGGAGTATAAG CTCATGTTGGAGGAGGACATAAAATATCTACGGGAGGAGATGATGAAGACGGAGACGCTGCAAGCCAAGGAGGAACAGAACTTAACTGAGTGGCAG GAGAGAGTGAAAGAGCGGAGAGAGCGCATCCTGGAGGAGTTCCAGAAGGTGGTCTTGTTTCTGGTGGAAGAAGAACGGAGGCTCCTCCAGGtcctgaagaaggaggaggaggacacctTAGGGAAGCTGCAGGACAGCAAGGCCTTCCTGGAGCACCAGAGCCGTTCCCTGGACCTGATCCTCTTGCAGCTGGAGGAGCGGAGCCAGCAGGAGCCGCTCCAGATGCTGCAG GATGTGAAGGACACCTTGACCAG GAAGGAGAGCCTCAGCATGCAGTACCCAGAGGTGGTCCTCCCCGTGGCTATCAAGACCGTatgcagagttccaggacagatagagGTGCTCAAAAGCTTCCAAG AGGATGTGATGCCGGACCCCAGCTCAGCATATCCATATCTCCTCCTGTATGAAAGTCGCCAGAGGCGGTACTTGAGCCCGCCGCCCGAGGGCAGCGCCCCCTACAGCAAGGACCGGTTCGTGGCCTACCCCTGCGCAGTGGGGCAGAAGAGCTTTTCCTCTGGAAGGCACTACTGGGAAGTGGGCATGAATCTCACCGGGGACGCACTCTGGGCCTTGGGGGTGTGCAGAGACAACGTGAGCCGGAAGGACAGGGTGCTCAAGTCCCCAGAGAACGGTTTCTGGGTAGTGCAACTGTCCAAGGGGAAGAAACATCTGTCCCTGGTGCCCGATTCCACTCCAGTCACGCTCACGGAGCCTCCCAGCCACATGGGTGTCTTCCTGGACTTCCAGGCCGGGGAGGTGTCCTTCTACAGTGTGAACGATGGCTCCCATTTGCACAGCTTTTCCCAGGCTGCCTTCCCTGGGCCGCTACTACCATTCTTCTGTTTGGGGGCTCCGAAGTCGGGCCAAATGGTCATCTCCACAGTGACCATGTGGGTGAAAGGATAG
- the H3-4 gene encoding histone H3.1t, giving the protein MARTKQTARKSTGGKAPRKQLATKVARKSAPATGGVKKPHRYHPGTVALREIRRYQKSTELLIRKLPFQRLVREIAQDFKTDLRFQSSAVMALQEACESYLVGLFEDTNLCAIHAKRVTIMPKDIQLARRIRGERA; this is encoded by the coding sequence ATGGCACGCACCAAGCAGACGGCGCGGAAGTCGACGGGAGGCAAGGCCCCACGCAAGCAACTGGCCACGAAAGTGGCCCGCAAGAGCGCCCCGGCCACGGGCGGAGTGAAGAAGCCGCACCGCTACCACCCTGGCACGGTGGCGTTGCGCGAGATCCGTCGCTACCAGAAGTCCACGGAGCTGCTGATCCGCAAGCTGCCGTTCCAGCGCTTGGTGCGCGAGATCGCCCAGGACTTCAAGACCGACCTGCGCTTCCAGAGCTCCGCCGTGATGGCGCTGCAGGAGGCGTGCGAGTCGTACCTCGTGGGTCTCTTCGAAGACACGAACCTGTGTGCCATCCACGCCAAGCGGGTGACCATCATGCCCAAAGACATCCAGCTGGCACGGCGCATTCGCGGAGAACGGGCTTAG
- the LOC127693371 gene encoding histone H2A type 3 — protein MSGRGKQGGKARAKAKSRSSRAGLQFPVGRVHRLLRKGNYSERVGAGAPVYLAAVLEYLTAEILELAGNAARDNKKTRIIPRHLQLAIRNDEELNKLLGRVTIAQGGVLPNIQAVLLPKKTESHHKAKGK, from the coding sequence ATGTCTGGTCGTGGCAAGCAGGGCGGTAAAGCTCGTGCGAAAGCGAAGTCTCGCTCTTCCCGCGCTGGCCTACAGTTCCCAGTGGGCCGTGTGCACCGCCTTCTCCGTAAGGGTAATTACTCCGAGCGGGTGGGCGCTGGTGCCCCGGTGTACCTGGCGGCCGTGCTGGAATACCTGACTGCCGAGATCCTGGAGCTGGCTGGCAATGCGGCCCGCGACAATAAGAAGACGCGAATTATCCCGCGCCACCTGCAGCTGGCCATCCGCAACGACGAGGAACTCAACAAGCTGCTGGGCCGCGTGACCATCGCCCAGGGCGGCGTCCTGCCCAACATCCAGGCCGTGCTGCTGCCCAAGAAGACCGAGAGCCACCACAAGGCCAAGGGCAAGTGA
- the LOC127693369 gene encoding histone H2B type 3-B has translation MPDSSFEYKAYKYTCFRGAGISVVPLDIMPDPSKSAPAPKKGSKKAVTKVQKKDGKKRKRGRKESYSIYVYKVLKQVHPDTGISSKAMGIMNSFVNDIFERIASEASRLAHYNKRSTITSREVQTAVRLLLPGELAKHAVSEGTKAVTKYTSSK, from the coding sequence ATGCCTGATTCTTCATTTGAATACAAGGCTTACAAATATACTTGCTTCAGGGGCGCTGGCATTTCTGTAGTGCCCCTAGACATTATGCCTGATCCCTCCAAATCTGCTCCAGCCCCCAAAAAAGGCTCCAAAAAGGCCGTCACCAAGGTGCAAAAAAAGGATGGCAAGAAACGCAAACGGGGCCGCAAGGAGAGCTACTCCATCTACGTGTACAAGGTGCTGAAGCAGGTGCATCCGGACACCGGCATCTCGTCCAAGGCCATGGGCATCATGAACTCCTTCGTCAACGACATCTTCGAGCGCATCGCCAGCGAGGCCTCCCGCCTGGCGCATTACAACAAACGCTCGACCATCACGTCCCGCGAGGTGCAGACGGCCGTGCGCCTGCTGCTGCCGGGGGAGCTGGCCAAGCATGCTGTGTCCGAGGGCACCAAGGCAGTCACCAAGTACACCAGCTCCAAGTGA
- the LOC127693373 gene encoding H2B.U histone 2: MPEPSRSTPAPKKGSKKAITKAQKKDGKKRKRGRKESYSIYVYKVLKQVHPDTGISSKAMGIMNSFVNDIFERIASEASRLAHYNKRSTITSREVQTAVRLLLPGELAKHAVSEGTKAVTKYTSSK, from the coding sequence ATGCCGGAGCCTTCCCGCTCCACTCCCGCCCCGAAGAAAGGCTCCAAGAAAGCCATCACCAAGGCACAGAAAAAGGATGGCAAGAAACGCAAACGGGGCCGCAAGGAGAGCTACTCCATCTACGTGTACAAGGTGCTGAAGCAGGTGCATCCGGACACCGGCATCTCGTCCAAGGCCATGGGCATCATGAACTCCTTCGTCAACGACATCTTCGAGCGCATCGCCAGCGAGGCCTCCCGCCTGGCGCATTACAACAAGCGCTCGACCATCACGTCCCGCGAGGTGCAGACGGCCGTGCGCCTGCTGCTGCCGGGGGAGCTGGCCAAGCATGCTGTGTCCGAGGGCACCAAGGCAGTCACCAAGTACACCAGCTCCAAGTGA